In Macrobrachium rosenbergii isolate ZJJX-2024 chromosome 6, ASM4041242v1, whole genome shotgun sequence, a genomic segment contains:
- the LOC136839189 gene encoding U6 snRNA-associated Sm-like protein LSm5 yields the protein MAASNPSTLLPLELVDKCIGSRIHIIMKSDKEIIGTLLGFDDFVNMVLEDVTEYESTPEGRRITQLDQILLNGNHITMLVPGGAEIVD from the exons ATGGCCGCTTCGAATCCGTCAACTCTTCTGCCTCTTG AATTGGTGGATAAGTGCATTGGTTCCCGTATCCATATAATTATGAAGAGTGATAAGGAAATTATAGGTACCCTACTTGGCTTCGATGATTTTGTCAATATGGTTTTAGAAGACGTCACAGAATATGAGTCGACTCCAGAAGGGAGACGAATTACACAATTAGATCAGATTCTGCTTAATGGAAATCATATAACCATG CTTGTCCCTGGTGGTGCAGAGATTGTAGATTGA